In the Hylaeus volcanicus isolate JK05 chromosome 1, UHH_iyHylVolc1.0_haploid, whole genome shotgun sequence genome, one interval contains:
- the LOC128884118 gene encoding sialin-like — protein sequence MEVLDPSVSRDDQPLCINDSLEKVTLSNIPPDTTSWIKARHTLGFLGFLGFALVYAMRVNLSVAIVSMVNQTAIPHSDDNDTTDVCRDENPINGTFIPSAGEFNWDEKTQGFILGAFFLGYVITNVPGGRLAEIYGGKLIYGLGVFLTAVLTVISPFAAYVGLVPFLIVRVAEGFTEGVTFPAMHSMLAHWVPPLERNKFAGVVYAGVNFGTVISLPVSGWLCSLELWGGWPLAFYLFGGLGIVWYAFWLIFIFDSPAQHTTIDPLERAYIEATAEKTNEGSQPGVPWLSVFTSLPMWAIAITQCGQAWAFYTLLTELPTYMDKILHYDVQQDAFLSALPYLSSWIVGLCISSFADFLLARQLLSPLASFKLWNTVASLGPSLSFVGAIWAGCNRLTVMMMLTVLGSLQGAVYAGNQMNHIALAPQYAGTLYGLTNTAANVCGFLAPYIIGRMVQGHETLARWHTVFWLAAVINMATNCFYLIFASATEQPWSKGGIFSSMGLTMHPWSEWRVNGADQ from the exons TCACTTTGTCAAATATACCACCAGATACAACATCATGGATAAAAGCAAGGCATACATTGGGTTTTTTAGGATTTCTAGGTTTTGCTCTTGTGTATGCTATGAGAGTAAATTTATCTGTGGCTATTGTTTCAATGGTTAATCAAACAGCAATTCCACATAGCGATGATAATGATACCACTGATGTTTGTCGTGATGAAAATCCCATTAATGGGACATTCATACCA agtgCTGGAGAATTTAATTGGGACGAAAAAACACAAGGTTTTATATTAGGTGCCTTCTTCCTGGGCTATGTAATTACAAATGTCCCAGGTGGTAGACTGGCAGAAATTTATGGTGGAAAACTAATTTATGGATTAGGAGTATTTCTAACTGCTGTATTGACTGTAATCAGTCCTTTCGCGGCATACGTAGGTTTAGTAccatttttaattgtgagaGTAGCAGAAGGATTCACAGAG GGTGTTACATTCCCTGCAATGCATAGCATGCTAGCACACTGGGTACCTCCATTGGAGAGAAACAAATTTGCTGGTGTAGTATATGCAG GTGTCAATTTTGGTACTGTTATATCCTTACCAGTAAGTGGATGGTTATGCTCGTTAGAACTTTGGGGTGGATGGCCTCtcgcattttatttatttggaggGCTTGGCATTGTATGGTATGCATTTTggctaatttttatatttgactCACCCGCGCAACATACAACCATCGACCCTCTCGAAAGGGCATATATCGAGGCTACTGCAGAAAAGACGAATGAG GGCAGTCAGCCGGGAGTTCCTTGGTTATCAGTATTTACATCGCTACCGATGTGGGCGATAGCGATAACGCAATGTGGACAGGCATGGGCGTTTTACACCCTTTTGACAGAATTACCTACGTACATGGACAAAATTTTGCATTACGACGTACAACAGGACGCATTTCTTTCAGCATTGCCTTATTTAAGTTCTTGGATAGTCGGACTCTGCATTTCGAGTTTCGCGGATTTTCTTCTTGCCCGTCAGCTTTTATCTCCTTTAGCATCGTTCAAGTTATGGAACACGGTGGCTTCGTTAGGCCCTAGTCTCAGTTTTGTTGGCGCTATCTGGGCTGGATGCAATCGTTTGACCGTAATGATGATGCTTACCGTCTTAGGGTCCCTGCAAGGTGCAGTTTATGCCGGAAATCAAATGAATCACATTGCTTTGGCACCACAATACGCAGGAACACTTTACGGCCTTACGAATACTGCCGCAAATGTTTGCGGATTCTTGGCACCATATATTATCGGAAGAATGGTTCAAGGACAT GAAACGCTGGCTCGTTGGCATACAGTATTTTGGTTGGCAGCGGTAATAAACATGGCAACCAATTGTTTTTACCTGATCTTCGCATCTGCTACAGAACAACCATGGAGTAAAG